ATAGTCTCTACAGTGACAGTGGAAAAGTATGTGTAACCAGTATCGGTCGCAGTCACATTCAGTATCGCCGAGGCAGTGGTGTTCCCTGCTGAATTACTCACTATGCATGTATACAATCCAGTATCCCGCGCCGTTACATTTGTAAAATTTAACGTGCCATCATTGAGCACAGAAATACGCACTTTGTAAGCCCCATGGGTCATGATAGATCCATTTGGAGTAATCCAACTAACGTAAGTCAACGAAGTAGCTGCCCGGCATTTGAGTTCGGCAGCCATCCCTTCTGTGACATTCAGATCAGCAGGTGGCTCCACAATCACAGGGGCATAACAAGTAAAATAATTCTGGTCCAACTCTGCAATGTGAGTACCTTTCAAACTGGGGGGAGTAGCGCAGCGAGCACAACATGTACTGCCGGTCGTGACTATTTCCTTTAACCACCAACTAAGCCAAAGTATGTCGCAGTTGCAGTTCCAAGGATTGTGGTGCAACTGAATCCTTTGCAAGTTATGGAGAGGTGTGAAAAGGTCATGAGGCAGTAGAGTTAGGTTATTATGTGCCAAATTAAGCTCCACAAGAGACTGTAGGTCATCGAATGCATTCCTCTCAATAATCTGGATTTGGGAATGCATAAtccaaagtttttgcaaatgggtTAACCCTTGGAAAGATCCAGGTCTGAGAACTGAAAGGTGATTCCCAGAAAGATCAAGCTCGTCTAGTTTCACAAGGGGGGTGAGATTGGGGATTTCTCGTAGGTTGCACATCCCAAGGTTCAAATACTTAAGGTTTGAAAGCCCTTCAAAAGCTCCTTCTGAAATATAGGATAATCTTTTCATTTCCCCCAAATCCAACCTACGTAGAGAAGGGATGCGATTAAAAGCATACGATGGGATACTTTCTATAGGATTGTTCCTCAGCCAAAGTTCTTTCAGTTTTGACAAATATTCAAAAGCTCCATTGGGAATGGTGGTCAGACGATTGTCGAACAGTTCCAACGTGTTTAGGTTTGCCAAGCCATTGAAGGCCCCAATTTCAATTGTCCTAATGTGATTCCTACTCAACTGTAAAACCTCTAAGTGTCTCAAGTGTTTAAAACTGTCCACTTTGATTATTTGGATCTGGTTTTCATGAAGGTTCAGCTGCCTTGTGTTGGTGGATATACCATCTGGGACCTCGCGCAGATTCCTCCGTGTGCAAATGACTTTGCTGAACTGGTTACTGCAGGAGCATACAGAAGGGCAGGTCTGAGCCCTAACCAAGCCGGCCACCACCAGAAGCTGAAGAGCCAACAGCACAATAAAAAGGGGGTCAAATAAGGCCCTGTTGAACCTAGGACCTATCATCATCTGCTGTGGATGTAATGTCATCTTGTTCAACATTCATACTTTGTGCGTGTTTGGTCCTTATGGAGTTCCAGTATTCtgcaagaaaaaagagaaaaatcgaAATATTAATGGCTGTTAATAGTagccaaaaatacattatatacatgctCACTAAATATGTTTGGTTACAAGAGGTATCATGTTTTAGTAGATACAATACTAGAGGTTACAACTCGACATCTTTTGCAAACAGTATcggattaaaaggggtactccattgggaaacaatttttttaaatcaactggtgccagaaagtgaaacagatttgtaaattacttctatttaaaaatcttaatctttccagtactgatcagctgctgtatgctccacaggaagttgtttttttttttttatttcctttctgtctgaccacagtgctctctgctgacacttttgtccatttcaggaaatgtctagagcaggagaaaatccccatagcaaacctctcctgctctggacagttccttacatggacagaggtgtcagcagacagcactgtggtcagactggatagagctacacaacttcctctggagcatacagcacatgataagtactggaaggattaagatttttgaatagaagtaatttacaaatctgtttaactttctggcactaggcgattaaaaaaaaaatttccactggagtacccctttaagatttattgtgacgtcacagccatgcaatctcaatgcaagtctatgggagggggcgtgacccctaccatagacttgcattggggggtggggttgtgacatcacgagcagagtgtgaccgtgacgtcacaagcctccaccctgaatggccagtcatccggcacggagcgaagtttgctgcgtgcaccggatgtcttgggtgccgcagccaagatcagacactttggatagtggataagatgtctaggggcagagtacccctttaacactctatGAGGAGCAAAATAAAGAGCCCTAATAGCACAAGTTTTTGAATATCCCCattgatatattatataatgtacaatatTGTATGCACATCAGCTCTATTATGCAGCGCTCACACTACATGAGACTATTAGATTTCGGAGACATCCCGCTAAACGTAGAAAGCGTCTATCGGTGAGGGATTCGTGTTGGTTTCTACAGCATTCCCTCTGTTTACACGATACAGAACAGGTTCCTACAATTTCTTTAATGCTGATTCTTCCCTGCCTCATTCTAACCCACAGCCCTGGGTTCATATCCAATCTGCGGCTCACTGCAATGGCCCCTTTTTTCTGTAGAGATTAATGAAATTTCCTACAAATCAGACAAAAGTGAAGTCTTATAGCAGCTCAAAGCACATTCATAACCCAGAGCAGGAAAATGCATAATGCATACGTACAGTATCACAAAAAATATGTATCAGCAAAGGTTGTTTGACATTAAGCAAAATGTACATCCCTTTTTatcaggaagaagaaaaaaaacttgttacaaaaagaaaatgtattatTTAGATCAGACCTGTAGTTTAGAACGGTGATGCCaagtaaagtgttttttttttctgttttgtttattttttattttatttatgatgCTCACTTTGAGCTAAAAGGTTCTTGTGATCTAAAGATAAAAAGTAGAGGATGGCACTAGGGGGAGGCAAACTGGGCAGATGTCCAGGGCTCTCATTTTCCGGGCGGCACAAACAAACAGAAACCTCAGGAGCACACTTAAAGAAGGGCACCAGgtgttttttgcccatatcatgcacacttacTATGACTATTTATACTGTGCCAATTTTCATTCCAGCACTGCTGCATtcatgtgtttcattactgtaactggttcacatgatcaccagtctgactcttCAAATCTTTcagtgcttaatgtgtcagaaTAGGATGTCAGTTTGGGTTCTGACTTCCAGAGAACTactggatgacatcatcacctaccagatacCCTCATGCAAGCTCTTGTATCCCTTCCCACCCCTCTCCTTCCAGCTTCATCcgatatctctatggaatcagtttAAACAGtaattatacatctcccctccagctctatctgtttactgctgctgctttctctatgggatcagcatatatagtagtaataaacctcttatcaagctctatctgtatactgctgatgctatctctatgggatcagaatatatcatagttatacacctcccctcctgctttatttgtatactgctgctatctctatatgatcagggtatatagtatatcatagttatacacctcccctcctgctttatttgtatactgctgctatctctatatgatcagggtatatagtaagtatacacctcccctccagctctatctgtatgcttccacttctatctctatgggatcaggatttatattagttatacacctcctctgcaGCTATATTTGtattctgctgccatctctatgggatcagtatatatagtagttatacacctctcctccagctctatctgtatactgctgctgtctttatgggatcaggatatatagtagttagacaCCTCCCCttaatctatctgtatactgccgctTCCAtcactgtgggatcaggatatatagtagttatacacctccccttactcaatctgtatactgctgctatctttatgggatcaggatatatagtagttatacacctccccttactctatctgtatactgctgcttccatctctatgggatcaggatatatagtagttatacacctccccttactctatctgtatactgctgcttccatctctatgggatcaggatatatagtagttatacacctccccttactctatctgtatactgctgcttccatctctatgggatcaggatatatagtagttatacacctccccttactccatctgtatactgctgctgctatctctatgggatcaggatatataggtgTTATAGAGATTACAAGGGCTGTTGGACTGGGGTGCCCCTTTGTGATGTTCCTTATACAGATCACCAGGGCTGTCAGAACCTTGGTCTTACAGGGGTtgtctattaaaaataaataaagaaataaataaaggttCACCACACCAGTCCACTGGATAGATGTGGTATTGCAGATCGACCACATTGACTTCAGTGGAGATAAGTTGCAATATTTACTAATGAAATGTGTTTATTCCAATCTTAGACCGCCCATTAAGTCCCACCTTAAGTTTTAAGTACAATTTAACATGGGGCATCTGTTTTAAGGTAGAACTAAAATGAAtactattacaattttttttatttatttatttacttttaaggTATTAGTTCTTGGAAGCCTCTCCCTTGGGCGCTTTCTCTGGAGCGTCATTAAGGCTTCTAATTAAAATTAAAGCTGTACTCTCACTTTGAACCATAAACCATTGATTAAAGACTAATTTCTGAAAAATTACCTCCAGGCTCATCCAGCTGATACAAAGCTGTAGAATCCGAATTGTTAAAGGGAACGCACACTATTTACCAGTATAGATTATGTAAACTAGGTATTGAGTGAAACGCATTAACCACAATTTATTGCTTTCAGAATATAATTTTAACCAGGGAAAGGGTTTTATCTAATTTAAGAtgagttttatttaattttatttattttttaaatagccAACCTTgaggcaaaaaaatatataaaaaaataaaaataaacattacaaaaatatacacaaaatatacataaaatgtatatttctaaatataattgtacaatggTAGTAAATAGtggaaaatattataaaaatgaaaaaggtggAGAAATTCATAATGATAAATTAGTATAAAGTAGAATACATTAGCATATAATCTACATAAAATTGACTGTATAATTAGATATATAAATTGTTACAAAACAGAAATTAGGTTGCTTTTCACTCAGCTTATGAATAATAGATTTTGACGCTATATGGCCTCGTCGGGGAAATTTCTGAACGCTGGTATAAGAAGAAGAGAGGGGCtcatgtattaaccctttaaagtgaatctgtTGGCTGCATTTGCTGAAAAgggctgcagacaccattggatagctgtttgggtataaaaaataaattgtactTTTCCTGAAGCTGAGAAGGTGGTTGCTATAATTGTCCAGTGTCAAGGAAGCGGAGCCAAGATGCTCAAGTGCCACAACCTGGCTCGCCTCCTTACTTGACCTCACCTCTCAGCCTCTAAAGGAAAGACTGGCAGTAAGGGCAAGTGAGGAAGCATGCTAGGATGTGACATTTGAGCCTCTTggccctgcctccttgacactttggcttagaaaaaaaaaaaaaaaactttataactttGGCAACCAACATCTGCTCCAGTaatgtcacggatcggcaggctggaggtggatcctctgtgtcagagagggtttggcgtggaccgtgttggtggaccggttctaagctgctactggttttcaccagagcccgccgcaaagcgggatggtcttgcagcggcggtagcaaccaggtcgtatccaccggcaacggctcaacctctctgactgctgagataggcatggtacaagggataaggcaagagcaaggtcggacgtagcagaaggtcagggcaggcagcaaggatcgtagtcaggggcaacggcaggaggtctggaacacaggctaggaacacacaagggaacgctttcactaggcacaagggcaacaagatccggcgggcgagtgcaggggaagtgaggtataagtagggagtgcacaggtggaaactaaacaagctaattgggaagattgggccaggcaccatcattggtgcactggccctttaaatctagagagctggcgcgcgcgcgccctagagagcggagccgcgcgcgccagagcatgacagccggggaccgggacaggtaagtgacttgggacgcgattcgcaagcgggcgcgtcccgctgtgcgaatcgcatccccgacggccatgacagtgcagcgctcccggtcagcgggaccgaccggggcgctgcagggagagagacgccgtgagcgctccggggaggagcggggacccggagcgctcggcgtaacagtacccccccccttgggtctccccctcatcttggagcctgagaacctgaggacaagacttttgtccaggatgttgtcctcaggttcctaagatctctcctctgagcactcgactacaaagggtccaagataacgtggtccgagataaaaactggggacacggaagccgaaatacttggcggagagccacacaaaaataggaggagctcttctcttttttccggcaagcctcttcacccgggatgaggccagCATGAAGAATTTCAGAGTCTTTctccagatggtggcgaagccccgggaaaccacatcaacagcgggcacacaagaaggcgtgggggtggggagggagggaagagggtcaagcccggcacggggcagagtgtcaacaggacgggagccgtgaggaggagacacagcatagtccagacaggccttggggaggccaggtaaagggggagacacagaggcttgactgacgggactgggagcagacgtgaggcactttctgtagcaagaagcaccccagctcccgatctccccggtggtccagacaagggaagaggatgggggttggagccatggcagaccgaggaggacttcagaggagcatttgggcaaaacaaaaagttccatgctcaagagcaggggttctgtgcggtaacgcacagtgcagtatagaagtaaatcttctttcttcctgcggcgagtcctctcttcaggggtcaggcgggaccgatccacttgcatagcctcctcggcgggaggcacaggggtggattgcaaaggatattgtgagagaggtgctccgggcggtgtggcacatggcagggccttcccaggcaggagaccacggcagagtctagagtccccatcaaatttgtccggcagggacaagcaggggttaggagcggccggtcgctgcggaggagttgcaggagccggcggaggagatggttgttgcagttgcagctgctgagtctgtgactgaa
The sequence above is a segment of the Hyla sarda isolate aHylSar1 chromosome 6, aHylSar1.hap1, whole genome shotgun sequence genome. Coding sequences within it:
- the LRRC4C gene encoding leucine-rich repeat-containing protein 4C; this encodes MLNKMTLHPQQMMIGPRFNRALFDPLFIVLLALQLLVVAGLVRAQTCPSVCSCSNQFSKVICTRRNLREVPDGISTNTRQLNLHENQIQIIKVDSFKHLRHLEVLQLSRNHIRTIEIGAFNGLANLNTLELFDNRLTTIPNGAFEYLSKLKELWLRNNPIESIPSYAFNRIPSLRRLDLGEMKRLSYISEGAFEGLSNLKYLNLGMCNLREIPNLTPLVKLDELDLSGNHLSVLRPGSFQGLTHLQKLWIMHSQIQIIERNAFDDLQSLVELNLAHNNLTLLPHDLFTPLHNLQRIQLHHNPWNCNCDILWLSWWLKEIVTTGSTCCARCATPPSLKGTHIAELDQNYFTCYAPVIVEPPADLNVTEGMAAELKCRAATSLTYVSWITPNGSIMTHGAYKVRISVLNDGTLNFTNVTARDTGLYTCIVSNSAGNTTASAILNVTATDTGYTYFSTVTVETMEPSQDEARTTEHHVGPTPVIDWETTNATTSLMPQSTRSTEKPYTIPITDANSGMPGIDEVMKTTKIIIGCFVAITLMAAVMLVIFYKMRKQHHRKNHHAPTRTVEIINVDDELTADTPIESHLPMPAIEHEHLNHYNSYKSPFNHTTTVNTINSIHSSVHEPLLIRASSKDNVQETQI